Proteins found in one Streptomyces sp. CB09001 genomic segment:
- a CDS encoding SPFH domain-containing protein — protein sequence MSTTSSTNPESAAAAPEESAAAAGQRPARLIHNEATTEIPVHLLFRDDPDPVPVPLRPAVVARRPGPGERTGVRPGARRPVAARPRPAPRIDPELTERPARVLPGAAGVAAGLCGAAGCAGTTWWAGLVPPLAAQALGLPAYAGAGLGPAQWAAYAAAGALGMFGFGGLARGRTGRAWVLGLFGRYRGTVRRTGLMWVNPLLLRRRVDVRLRHWRSEPMPAADGNGVALRAVTLVVWRVRDTAKATLGVEDHETYLRECVEAALARVPVEPLGTVRSSADVAGDTLTRLVAADAAPVGLEVFSVRPVRVEYAPEVAAAMHRRRIAALDAAQRASVLTSVVDSVEDTVTRLTVRGLVELDDYERKVLVKDLTVAFCAGRGDTGH from the coding sequence ATGAGTACGACATCGTCAACGAACCCGGAGTCCGCGGCGGCGGCACCGGAGGAGTCCGCGGCGGCGGCCGGTCAGCGGCCCGCCCGGCTCATCCACAACGAGGCCACCACCGAGATCCCCGTCCATCTGCTGTTCCGCGACGACCCCGATCCGGTGCCGGTACCGCTGCGGCCCGCGGTCGTCGCGCGCCGGCCCGGGCCGGGGGAGCGCACCGGGGTACGGCCGGGCGCGCGGCGGCCCGTCGCGGCGCGCCCGCGCCCGGCACCGCGCATCGACCCGGAGCTGACGGAGCGTCCGGCCCGGGTGCTGCCCGGCGCCGCGGGCGTGGCCGCCGGTCTGTGCGGGGCGGCCGGGTGCGCAGGCACCACCTGGTGGGCGGGTCTCGTACCGCCGCTCGCGGCGCAGGCGCTGGGGCTGCCGGCGTACGCGGGCGCCGGGCTCGGGCCCGCGCAGTGGGCGGCGTACGCGGCCGCGGGGGCGCTGGGCATGTTCGGGTTCGGGGGGCTGGCCCGGGGCCGGACCGGACGGGCCTGGGTGCTCGGCCTGTTCGGCCGCTACCGGGGGACGGTGCGGCGCACCGGCCTGATGTGGGTGAACCCGCTGCTGCTGCGCCGCCGGGTGGACGTGCGGCTGCGGCACTGGCGCAGCGAGCCGATGCCCGCGGCGGACGGCAACGGGGTGGCGCTGCGGGCGGTGACGCTGGTGGTGTGGCGGGTGCGGGACACCGCGAAGGCCACGCTGGGCGTCGAGGACCACGAGACGTATCTGCGCGAGTGCGTCGAGGCGGCGCTGGCCCGGGTCCCGGTGGAGCCGCTCGGCACGGTGCGCAGCTCGGCGGACGTGGCCGGGGACACGCTGACCCGGCTGGTGGCGGCGGACGCGGCGCCGGTCGGCCTGGAGGTGTTCTCGGTGCGGCCGGTCCGGGTGGAGTACGCCCCCGAGGTCGCCGCCGCGATGCACCGGCGCCGGATCGCCGCGCTGGACGCCGCGCAGCGGGCGAGCGTGCTCACCTCGGTCGTGGACTCGGTGGAGGACACGGTGACCCGGCTGACCGTGCGCGGGCTGGTGGAGCTGGACGACTACGAGCGCAAGGTGCTCGTGAAGGACCTGACGGTGGCGTTCTGCGCGGGACGGGGGGACACGGGGCACTGA
- a CDS encoding HAD-IIA family hydrolase gives MADRKPIESWLTDMDGVLIHEGVPIPGADAFIKRLRESGKPFLVLTNNSIYTPRDLHARLRRMGLEVPIDSIWTSALATAQFLEDQRPGGSAYVIGEAGLTTALHDIGYILTDHDPDYVVLGETRTYSFEAMTKAVRLINAGARFICTNPDETGPSAEGPLPATGAVAALITKATGKQPYFAGKPNPLMMRTGLNAIGAHSETSAMIGDRMDTDVLAGMEAGMQTFLVLTGLTRPEQVENFPYRPSQVVDSIADLVERV, from the coding sequence ATGGCAGACCGCAAGCCCATCGAGTCGTGGCTCACCGACATGGACGGGGTCCTCATCCACGAAGGCGTGCCGATCCCCGGCGCCGACGCCTTCATCAAGAGGCTCCGCGAATCCGGCAAGCCCTTCCTGGTCCTGACCAACAACTCGATCTACACCCCGCGCGACCTGCACGCCCGGCTGCGCCGCATGGGGCTGGAAGTGCCGATCGACTCCATCTGGACCTCGGCGCTGGCCACCGCCCAGTTCCTGGAGGACCAGCGGCCCGGCGGCTCGGCGTACGTCATCGGCGAGGCGGGCCTGACCACGGCCCTGCACGACATCGGCTACATCCTCACCGACCACGACCCCGACTACGTGGTCCTCGGCGAGACCCGCACCTACTCCTTCGAGGCCATGACGAAGGCGGTACGGCTGATCAACGCCGGCGCCCGCTTCATCTGCACCAACCCCGACGAGACCGGTCCCTCCGCCGAGGGGCCGCTGCCGGCGACCGGCGCGGTGGCCGCCCTGATCACCAAGGCGACCGGCAAGCAGCCGTACTTCGCGGGCAAGCCCAACCCGCTGATGATGCGCACCGGGCTCAACGCGATCGGCGCCCACTCCGAGACCAGCGCGATGATCGGCGACCGCATGGACACCGACGTGCTGGCCGGCATGGAGGCCGGGATGCAGACCTTCCTCGTCCTGACCGGCCTGACCCGGCCCGAGCAGGTCGAGAACTTCCCGTACCGCCCGTCCCAGGTGGTCGACTCCATCGCGGACCTCGTGGAACGGGTCTGA
- a CDS encoding cellulose synthase catalytic subunit, translated as MTSTPTGAGPDHDPSQTTQLRVPGHRNWNTGSFRRIKKTLPKYDYEHYSRLAGPLTQPDPNKPYRVQYRSLISQEPHRIRVALMLAAAPLLSVVLLVWLLQPEHWTERDYVAFSWLPALDIVMLVAIGLIELFRCLNVLSNAHATLVARDPVPVVPETGTKVAFLTSFVPGKEPLEMVTKTLEAAVKIRHRGLLHVWLLDEGDDPEVKEVCARLGVHHFSRKGVAKWNRKKGPHRAKTKHGNYNAWLDAHGDDYDFFASVDTDHVPLPNYLERMLGFFRDPDVGFVIGPQVYGNYDNPITKAAESQQFLFHALIQRAGNRYGGPMFVGTSNAVRIRALKQIGGLYDSITEDMATGFEMHRHKNPATGRKWRSVYTPDVLAVGEGPNAWTDFFTQQMRWSRGTYETILKQYWKGWYSLPPSKLFNYTMMIIFYPMSALNWILAALSCCLFLGLGASGVNIDPAVWLMLYGNASALQIGLYVWNRRHNVSPHEPEGSGGVAGMIMSALSAPLYAKALVDSVLRRKSKFVVTPKGDSASPDTLFGTFRYHWYFIVIFGGSIAAGFVYGHSHPAMIIWATFALLITASPMFAWRHELRKAKKQPPVAAAEPAPRVPSQQQAPYGQHAPQQRPNWAAPGDGGDDQTMQIALGGLGGRKE; from the coding sequence ATGACGTCGACGCCGACGGGCGCCGGGCCGGACCACGACCCGTCCCAGACCACCCAGCTCCGGGTGCCCGGGCACCGGAACTGGAACACCGGTTCGTTCCGCCGGATAAAGAAGACGCTGCCGAAGTACGACTACGAGCACTACAGCCGCCTCGCGGGCCCCCTCACCCAGCCCGACCCGAACAAGCCGTACCGGGTGCAGTACCGCTCGCTGATCTCGCAGGAGCCGCATCGCATCAGGGTCGCCCTGATGCTGGCCGCCGCCCCGCTGCTGTCGGTGGTGCTGCTGGTCTGGCTGCTCCAGCCGGAGCACTGGACCGAGCGCGACTACGTGGCCTTCTCCTGGCTGCCCGCGCTCGACATCGTGATGCTCGTCGCGATCGGCCTGATCGAGCTGTTCCGCTGTCTGAACGTGCTGTCGAACGCGCACGCCACCCTGGTCGCCCGCGACCCGGTCCCGGTGGTGCCCGAGACCGGCACCAAGGTCGCCTTCCTCACCTCCTTCGTGCCCGGCAAGGAGCCGCTGGAGATGGTGACGAAGACCCTGGAGGCGGCCGTGAAGATCCGCCACCGCGGTCTGCTGCACGTCTGGCTCCTCGACGAGGGCGACGACCCGGAGGTGAAGGAGGTGTGCGCGCGCCTGGGCGTGCACCACTTCTCCCGCAAGGGCGTCGCCAAGTGGAACCGGAAGAAGGGCCCGCACCGCGCCAAGACCAAGCACGGCAACTACAACGCCTGGCTGGACGCGCACGGCGACGACTACGACTTCTTCGCCTCCGTCGACACCGACCACGTGCCGCTGCCGAACTACCTGGAGCGGATGCTCGGCTTCTTCCGCGACCCGGACGTCGGCTTCGTCATCGGCCCGCAGGTCTACGGCAACTACGACAACCCGATCACCAAGGCCGCCGAGTCGCAGCAGTTCCTCTTCCACGCGCTGATCCAGCGCGCCGGCAACCGCTACGGCGGGCCGATGTTCGTGGGCACCTCCAACGCGGTGCGCATCAGGGCGCTCAAGCAGATCGGCGGCCTGTACGACTCGATCACCGAGGATATGGCGACCGGGTTCGAGATGCACCGCCACAAGAACCCGGCCACCGGCCGCAAGTGGCGCTCGGTCTACACCCCGGACGTGCTCGCGGTCGGCGAGGGCCCGAACGCCTGGACGGACTTCTTCACCCAGCAGATGCGCTGGTCGCGGGGGACGTACGAGACGATCCTCAAGCAGTACTGGAAGGGCTGGTACTCGCTGCCGCCGAGCAAGCTCTTCAACTACACGATGATGATCATCTTCTATCCGATGTCGGCCCTGAACTGGATCCTGGCGGCGCTGAGCTGCTGCCTGTTCCTGGGCCTGGGCGCGTCCGGCGTCAACATCGACCCGGCGGTCTGGCTGATGCTCTACGGCAACGCCTCCGCGCTCCAGATCGGCCTGTACGTCTGGAACCGCCGCCACAACGTCTCCCCGCACGAGCCGGAGGGCTCCGGCGGCGTGGCCGGCATGATCATGTCCGCGCTGTCGGCGCCGCTGTACGCGAAGGCGCTCGTCGACTCCGTGCTGCGCCGCAAGAGCAAGTTCGTGGTGACCCCGAAGGGCGACTCGGCCAGCCCGGACACGCTGTTCGGCACCTTCCGCTACCACTGGTACTTCATCGTGATCTTCGGTGGCTCGATCGCCGCCGGCTTCGTCTACGGCCACTCGCACCCCGCGATGATCATCTGGGCGACGTTCGCGCTGCTGATCACCGCGTCGCCGATGTTCGCCTGGCGCCACGAGCTGAGGAAGGCGAAGAAGCAACCGCCGGTCGCGGCGGCGGAGCCCGCACCGCGGGTCCCGTCGCAGCAGCAGGCGCCGTACGGACAGCACGCGCCGCAGCAGAGGCCCAACTGGGCCGCCCCCGGCGACGGGGGAGACGACCAGACCATGCAGATCGCCCTTGGTGGACTTGGGGGACGTAAGGAATGA
- a CDS encoding IclR family transcriptional regulator C-terminal domain-containing protein has protein sequence MALQHRPTAPHHSTEDALRVLETVARHTSGVTDTEIARESGIAPERLTTLLRMLRREAYVEQTADGAYVTGEALARLGSAQGREQALREKLQRTLEGLRDSVGAAVYISRYVDGEVSVTQYADSPAAPRVNEWVDFRVSAHATAVGKSLLTQLDHAGRRDHLARHRMARLTSRTITSDKLLLSRLESQPATVPVLDLQEYAVGTVCAAVPITAGSAVGCLALSLPVEHAHRLRRAADELNRSAAPVLLSLAI, from the coding sequence GTGGCGCTGCAGCACAGGCCGACCGCGCCGCACCACTCGACCGAGGACGCCCTGCGCGTCCTGGAGACGGTGGCGCGGCACACCTCCGGTGTCACCGACACCGAGATCGCCCGCGAGAGCGGCATCGCCCCGGAGCGCCTGACCACGCTCCTGCGGATGCTGCGCCGCGAGGCATACGTCGAGCAGACCGCCGACGGCGCGTACGTCACCGGGGAGGCGCTGGCCCGCCTCGGCTCGGCCCAGGGCCGCGAGCAGGCGCTGCGCGAGAAGCTCCAGCGCACCCTGGAGGGGCTGCGCGACTCGGTGGGCGCGGCCGTCTACATCAGCCGGTACGTCGACGGCGAGGTCAGCGTCACCCAGTACGCCGACAGCCCGGCCGCGCCCAGGGTGAACGAGTGGGTGGACTTCCGCGTCTCGGCGCACGCCACCGCGGTGGGCAAGTCGCTGCTGACCCAGCTGGACCACGCGGGCCGCCGCGACCATCTGGCCCGGCACCGGATGGCCCGCCTGACCTCGCGCACCATCACCAGCGACAAGCTGCTGCTGTCCCGGCTGGAGTCCCAGCCGGCCACCGTGCCCGTCCTCGACCTCCAGGAGTACGCGGTGGGCACGGTCTGCGCGGCCGTCCCGATCACCGCCGGTTCCGCCGTGGGCTGCCTGGCCCTGTCGCTCCCGGTCGAGCACGCGCACCGGCTGCGCCGCGCCGCGGACGAGCTGAACCGGAGCGCGGCACCGGTGCTGCTGTCGCTGGCGATCTAG
- a CDS encoding class F sortase, with protein MSEQDEQNEQDEQNERDEQDTARKTAPETAPTTAAPGGRLVTGIAWTVLLLGLWLWGREATDVREGISRPATGDMAAAGRPPDVPLPPAHAPLDDARPQRLDVPELGIDAPVVARGLDDKGAIEPPPFDRPGSVGWYAAGVTPGAAGTALMVGHVDTETRPAVFYELSTLEPGETIRVARDDAEVAEFTVDDVQVLTRDGFDAQQAYGPRDTGRSELRLITCGGTFDHTTDSYTANVVVSAYLTGTGS; from the coding sequence ATGTCCGAACAGGACGAGCAGAACGAACAGGATGAGCAGAACGAACGGGACGAGCAGGACACCGCACGGAAGACCGCGCCGGAGACCGCGCCGACGACCGCCGCCCCCGGCGGGCGCCTGGTCACCGGCATCGCCTGGACGGTGCTGCTCCTCGGGCTGTGGCTCTGGGGCCGCGAGGCCACCGACGTGCGCGAGGGCATATCCCGGCCGGCCACCGGCGACATGGCGGCCGCCGGGCGGCCCCCCGACGTCCCGCTGCCCCCGGCCCACGCACCCCTCGACGACGCCCGGCCGCAGCGCCTCGACGTCCCCGAACTCGGCATCGACGCCCCCGTCGTGGCCCGCGGCCTCGACGACAAGGGCGCGATCGAACCACCCCCCTTCGACCGGCCCGGCTCCGTCGGCTGGTACGCGGCAGGCGTCACGCCCGGAGCGGCAGGCACCGCCCTGATGGTCGGCCACGTCGACACCGAGACCAGGCCCGCCGTGTTCTACGAGCTCAGCACCCTCGAACCCGGCGAGACGATCCGGGTGGCCCGCGACGACGCGGAGGTCGCCGAGTTCACCGTCGACGACGTCCAGGTCCTCACCCGCGACGGCTTCGACGCCCAGCAGGCCTACGGCCCCCGCGACACCGGCCGCTCCGAACTCCGCCTCATCACCTGCGGCGGCACCTTCGACCACACCACCGACAGCTACACGGCCAACGTCGTCGTCTCCGCCTACCTGACCGGAACCGGCTCCTAG
- a CDS encoding glycoside hydrolase family 6 protein: MYGSKPAGNMSRRRAASAAALGAAALLLAACSSSGDGDDKGAGAGITQQPKEADPFWVNPDGNAAHQVASMADAGKKDQAEEIRKIAQQPTGEWISPENPEEQARGFTEAADEADRTALLVLYNIPHRDCGQYSEGGAADGDAYRSFVDGVAKGIGDRAATVVLEPDAVLHLVDGCTPQEFHEERYDLLKGAIAKLGALKNTKVYLDAGNAGWGHPDQIFDPLTRAGIDQADGFAVNVSNFYTTEDSIAYGKQLSAKVGGKPFVIDTSRNGNGPYTEGAPDERWCNPPGRALGETPTTKTADPLVDAYLWVKRPGESDGECKGGPKAGEWYPEYALSLAEGTG; this comes from the coding sequence ATGTACGGCAGCAAGCCGGCCGGAAACATGTCCAGGAGGCGGGCTGCGTCGGCGGCGGCACTCGGAGCGGCGGCCCTGCTGCTCGCGGCCTGCTCCTCGTCCGGCGACGGGGACGACAAGGGTGCGGGCGCCGGGATCACCCAGCAGCCCAAGGAGGCCGACCCGTTCTGGGTCAACCCCGACGGCAACGCGGCCCACCAGGTCGCGTCCATGGCCGACGCGGGCAAGAAGGACCAGGCCGAGGAGATCCGCAAGATCGCCCAGCAGCCGACCGGTGAATGGATCAGCCCGGAGAACCCCGAGGAGCAGGCCCGCGGCTTCACCGAGGCCGCCGACGAGGCCGACCGCACCGCGCTGCTCGTCCTCTACAACATCCCGCACCGCGACTGCGGACAGTACTCCGAGGGCGGCGCCGCCGACGGCGACGCCTACCGGTCCTTCGTCGACGGCGTCGCCAAGGGCATCGGCGACCGTGCCGCCACCGTCGTCCTGGAACCGGACGCGGTGCTCCACCTCGTCGACGGCTGCACCCCGCAGGAGTTCCACGAGGAGCGCTACGACCTCCTCAAGGGCGCGATCGCCAAGCTCGGCGCCCTGAAGAACACCAAGGTGTACCTGGACGCGGGCAACGCCGGCTGGGGCCACCCCGACCAGATCTTCGACCCCCTGACACGGGCCGGGATCGACCAGGCCGACGGCTTCGCGGTCAACGTGTCGAACTTCTACACCACCGAGGACTCCATCGCCTACGGCAAGCAGCTCTCCGCCAAGGTGGGCGGCAAGCCCTTCGTCATCGACACCAGCCGCAACGGCAACGGCCCCTACACCGAGGGCGCCCCGGACGAACGCTGGTGCAACCCTCCCGGCCGGGCCCTGGGCGAAACCCCGACGACGAAGACCGCCGACCCACTGGTCGACGCCTACCTGTGGGTCAAGCGCCCCGGAGAGTCGGACGGCGAGTGCAAGGGCGGCCCGAAGGCGGGCGAGTGGTATCCGGAGTACGCCTTGAGTCTGGCCGAGGGCACTGGGTGA
- a CDS encoding peptidoglycan-binding protein — protein METPVFEEIEPARDCDCAGCRHWRRVLPHAPAGRALAHPAAYRTLVVATAAASVTAVSALGAGGAAALPAAAHAPHRPAVPAADEPGTPQGPRAPLHGPVGRPAAPPAGAELAGITRTEIIDRARSWVAAKVPYSMTAYWSDGYRQDCSGFVSMAWKLPANEWTGSLGTVADRITKEELQPGDILLFHNASDPQKGSHVVIFGGWTDGTRTAYTAYEQTPPRTRKLDTPYAYWSNSAQYLPYRYKGVAASGAGKAGAAGTEEAPPGAAGPASHGVAGYPGRAMFRPGADNPYVTRLGRQLVRKGFGTHYKRGPGPRWSEADRRGVEAFQRAQGWRGGAADGYPGPETWRRLFS, from the coding sequence ATGGAGACTCCCGTATTCGAGGAGATCGAGCCCGCGAGAGACTGCGACTGCGCCGGCTGCCGCCACTGGCGGCGCGTTCTGCCGCACGCCCCGGCGGGCCGCGCGCTCGCCCATCCGGCGGCGTACCGCACGCTGGTCGTGGCCACCGCCGCTGCTTCCGTCACCGCCGTGTCCGCCCTCGGTGCGGGCGGCGCGGCGGCGCTCCCGGCGGCCGCGCACGCCCCCCATCGGCCGGCCGTTCCCGCAGCCGACGAGCCCGGCACCCCCCAGGGACCGCGAGCCCCGCTGCACGGCCCCGTCGGCCGGCCCGCGGCGCCCCCGGCCGGTGCGGAACTGGCCGGCATCACCCGTACGGAGATCATCGACCGGGCCAGGAGCTGGGTGGCCGCGAAGGTGCCGTACAGCATGACCGCCTACTGGTCCGACGGCTACCGGCAGGACTGCTCGGGCTTCGTGTCGATGGCCTGGAAACTGCCGGCCAACGAGTGGACGGGGAGCCTCGGCACTGTCGCCGACCGCATCACCAAGGAGGAGTTGCAGCCCGGCGACATCCTGCTCTTCCACAACGCGTCCGACCCCCAGAAGGGCTCCCACGTGGTGATCTTCGGCGGCTGGACGGACGGCACCCGCACCGCCTACACGGCGTACGAACAGACCCCGCCGCGCACCCGGAAGCTCGACACGCCCTACGCCTACTGGAGCAACTCCGCCCAGTACCTGCCGTACCGCTACAAGGGGGTGGCGGCGAGCGGCGCGGGCAAGGCGGGCGCGGCGGGCACCGAGGAGGCGCCGCCCGGGGCCGCGGGCCCCGCCTCGCACGGGGTGGCCGGATACCCCGGCCGGGCGATGTTCCGGCCGGGCGCGGACAACCCGTACGTCACCCGGCTCGGCAGGCAGCTGGTGAGGAAGGGATTCGGCACGCACTACAAGAGAGGGCCGGGGCCGCGCTGGAGCGAGGCGGACCGACGGGGCGTCGAGGCCTTCCAGCGCGCCCAGGGCTGGCGCGGCGGAGCGGCGGACGGCTACCCGGGCCCGGAGACCTGGCGGCGGCTCTTCTCCTGA
- a CDS encoding kelch motif-containing protein, with product MKDRAGRRRARRFAIGTAVVVALAGMNGPWLYRFSTEKYHQYKINQPEYKAANGKWEIVEFPEKYRQNTIHAALLRTGKVLMVAGSGNNQDNSDDKQYDTRIWDPVKGTIKKVPTPSDLFCTGHTQLANGNLLIAGGTKRYEKLKGDVTKAGGLMVVHNENPDKPITLPAGTKFTGKENGKTFVSKDPVLVPRAKKVFDPATGEFLRNDPGLGRIYVEAQKSGSEYETGTEDNYRIQGLSGADARNTYGIAQKLALDKKDFQGIRDAFEFDPVAEKYIKVDPMHEARWYPTLTTLGDGKILSVSGLDDIGQLVPGKNEVYDPKTKEWTYTDKVRQFPTYPALFLMQNGKVFYSGANAGYGPDDVGRTPGIWDVDTNKFTKVPGMSDAKMLETANTVLLPPAQDEKYMVIGGGGVGESELSSEKTRIADLKADDPKFVDGPSLEKGTRYPQASILPDDSVLVSGGSEDYRGRGDSNILQARLYHPDTNSFERVADPLVGRNYHSGSILLPDGRLMFFGSDSLYADKANTKPGKFEQRIEIYTPPYLYRDSRPDLSGGPQTIARGESGTFTSRAASTVKKVRLIRPSASTHVTDVDQRSIALDFKADGDKLTVTVPEGKNLVQSGWYMMFVTDGEGTPSKAEWVRVP from the coding sequence ATGAAAGACCGTGCCGGCCGCCGCCGCGCCCGTCGCTTCGCGATAGGTACGGCGGTGGTAGTCGCGCTGGCCGGGATGAACGGGCCGTGGCTCTACCGCTTCAGCACCGAGAAATACCACCAGTACAAGATCAATCAGCCGGAGTACAAGGCCGCCAACGGCAAGTGGGAGATCGTCGAATTTCCCGAGAAGTACCGGCAGAACACCATCCACGCGGCACTGCTGCGCACCGGCAAGGTGCTGATGGTCGCCGGGTCCGGCAACAACCAGGACAACTCCGACGACAAGCAGTACGACACCCGGATCTGGGACCCCGTCAAGGGCACCATCAAGAAGGTGCCGACGCCGTCCGACCTGTTCTGCACCGGACACACGCAGCTCGCCAACGGCAATCTGCTGATCGCGGGCGGCACCAAGCGGTACGAGAAGCTCAAGGGCGACGTCACCAAGGCCGGCGGCCTGATGGTCGTCCACAACGAGAACCCGGACAAGCCGATCACCCTCCCGGCGGGCACCAAGTTCACCGGCAAGGAGAACGGCAAGACCTTCGTCTCCAAGGACCCGGTCCTGGTGCCCCGCGCCAAGAAGGTCTTCGACCCGGCGACCGGCGAGTTCCTGCGCAACGACCCGGGCCTCGGCCGGATCTACGTCGAGGCGCAGAAGAGCGGCAGCGAGTACGAGACGGGAACGGAGGACAACTACCGCATCCAGGGCCTGTCGGGTGCCGACGCCCGCAACACGTACGGCATCGCGCAGAAGCTCGCCCTCGACAAGAAGGACTTCCAGGGCATCCGGGACGCCTTCGAGTTCGACCCGGTCGCCGAGAAGTACATCAAGGTCGACCCGATGCACGAGGCCCGCTGGTACCCGACGCTCACCACCCTGGGCGACGGCAAGATCCTCAGCGTCTCCGGCCTCGACGACATCGGCCAGCTGGTCCCCGGCAAGAACGAGGTCTACGACCCGAAGACCAAGGAGTGGACCTACACCGACAAGGTCCGCCAGTTCCCGACGTACCCGGCGCTGTTCCTGATGCAGAACGGCAAGGTCTTCTACTCGGGTGCCAACGCGGGGTACGGGCCCGACGACGTCGGCCGTACCCCGGGCATCTGGGACGTGGACACCAACAAGTTCACCAAGGTCCCCGGCATGAGCGACGCGAAGATGCTGGAGACGGCGAACACCGTGCTGCTGCCGCCCGCGCAGGACGAGAAGTACATGGTGATCGGCGGCGGCGGGGTCGGCGAGTCCGAGCTGTCCAGCGAGAAGACCCGGATCGCCGACCTCAAGGCGGACGACCCGAAGTTCGTGGACGGGCCGTCACTGGAGAAGGGCACGCGCTATCCACAGGCCTCGATCCTGCCCGACGACAGTGTGCTGGTCTCCGGCGGCTCGGAGGACTACCGGGGCCGCGGCGACTCCAACATCCTTCAGGCGCGGCTCTATCACCCGGACACGAACTCGTTCGAACGGGTCGCCGATCCGCTGGTGGGGCGCAACTACCACTCCGGTTCGATCCTGCTGCCCGACGGGCGCCTGATGTTCTTCGGCTCGGACTCGCTCTACGCCGACAAGGCCAACACCAAGCCGGGCAAGTTCGAGCAGCGGATCGAGATCTACACGCCGCCGTACCTGTACCGCGACTCGCGGCCCGACCTGTCGGGCGGCCCGCAGACCATCGCGCGCGGTGAGTCGGGGACGTTCACGTCACGGGCGGCGTCGACGGTCAAGAAGGTGCGGCTGATCCGGCCGAGCGCGTCGACCCACGTCACGGACGTGGATCAGCGGTCGATCGCGCTGGACTTCAAGGCGGACGGGGACAAGCTGACGGTGACGGTGCCGGAGGGGAAGAACCTGGTGCAGTCGGGGTGGTACATGATGTTCGTGACGGACGGTGAGGGGACGCCGAGTAAGGCGGAGTGGGTGCGGGTGCCGTAG
- a CDS encoding lytic polysaccharide monooxygenase, giving the protein MRTRTKLYAAALGMATTGALVLSSGGASGHGYTDLPVSRQKVCQNGTVGGCGAIQWEPQSVEGPKGFPASGPADGKICSAGHGSFAALDSPKQPNGQAWPTTRVNGGQSYTFRWQFTARHATTDFKYYVTRPGWNQNHNLTRSDLNLTPFFTVPYGGKQPPATLSHSGTLPTGLSGHHVILAVWTVHDTGNAFYACSDVTF; this is encoded by the coding sequence ATGCGCACAAGGACCAAGTTGTACGCGGCCGCGCTGGGCATGGCGACCACCGGAGCCCTCGTGCTCTCGTCCGGCGGCGCCAGCGGTCACGGCTACACCGACCTGCCCGTCAGCCGGCAGAAGGTGTGCCAGAACGGCACGGTCGGCGGATGCGGCGCCATCCAGTGGGAGCCGCAGAGCGTGGAGGGGCCCAAGGGCTTCCCGGCCTCCGGGCCGGCCGACGGCAAGATCTGTTCCGCCGGGCACGGGTCGTTCGCCGCGCTCGACAGCCCCAAGCAGCCGAACGGCCAGGCGTGGCCGACCACCAGGGTGAACGGCGGGCAGAGCTACACCTTCCGCTGGCAGTTCACCGCCCGGCACGCCACGACCGACTTCAAGTACTACGTCACCAGGCCGGGCTGGAACCAGAACCACAACCTGACCCGGTCCGACCTCAACCTCACCCCGTTCTTCACGGTGCCCTACGGCGGCAAGCAGCCCCCGGCCACGCTCTCCCACAGCGGCACCCTGCCGACCGGGCTGAGCGGACACCACGTGATCCTCGCGGTGTGGACGGTCCACGACACGGGCAACGCGTTCTACGCCTGCTCGGACGTCACCTTCTGA